The following coding sequences lie in one Apium graveolens cultivar Ventura chromosome 3, ASM990537v1, whole genome shotgun sequence genomic window:
- the LOC141712835 gene encoding uncharacterized protein LOC141712835 has translation MLHIQRDAKIGSQSKEFNFWDDKRIDKEDKRANSEGSDLEFQTKTSECDVYSPTFWATSTRHEASKLLQHSSQYTVRSPTSRLQVMVDDRRVLTNMVQNMPESSFELSLRDIVDDRANMQASENKIEKKKCVGRSRMVRSQSMDNGVFLLKMFLPACLSAKKKSPSGHCSRASHGPPFDGPEKPTDKEWWSVMFLVSRRKINNCNSNSSSRSSGSIHNRNGDSCITPVYLTSEHLSKSRRHIWSIC, from the exons ATGCTTCACATTCAAAGAGATGCCAAGATTGGCTCTCAATCAAAAGAATTCAACTTCTGGGACGATAAGAGAATCGACAAGGAAGATAAACGTGCTAATTCGGAGGGTTCTGATCTAGAGTTTCAAACTAAAACGAGTGAATGTGATGTTTACTCTCCAACATTCTGGGCTACTAGTACTAGACACGAGGCCTCCAAATTGTTGCAACACAGTTCTCAATACACTGTTCGATCCCCAACTTCTCGACTACAGGTTATGGTAGATGATCGAAGAGTGCTAACAAACATGGTCCAGAACATGCCTGAGTCGTCGTTTGAACTCTCTTTAAGGGATATAGTAGATGATCGGGCAAACATGCAAGCAAGTGAGAATAAGATTGAGAAAAAGAAGTGTGTGGGGAGGAGTAGAATGGTACGCAGTCAAAGCATGGATAACGGGGTTTTTCTATTAAAGATGTTTCTCCCAGCATGTCTAAGTGCGAAAAAGAAATCACCATCAGGACATTGCTCTAGGGCTTCTCACGGACCACCGTTTGATGGACCTGAGAAGCCAACGGATAAGGAGTGGTGGAGTGTAATGTTTCTTGTATCAAGAAGGAAGATCAACAATTGTAACAGTAATAGCAGCAGCCGCAGTAGTGGAAGCATCCACAACAG GAATGGAGATAGCTGCATTACACCGGTTTACTTGACATCTGAGCATTTAAGCAAATCAAGAAGACACATATGGAGCATTTGCTGA